The following are from one region of the Rhipicephalus microplus isolate Deutch F79 chromosome 1, USDA_Rmic, whole genome shotgun sequence genome:
- the LOC119178763 gene encoding uncharacterized protein LOC119178763, with translation MLSTRQLQRPVLLLVLLARTFAEDSANSILHRQQDDHGNYEFGFNIDGMAWDQFQQESGDALGRKTGAYGFRDTDGRLRLVEYVADELGFRVKVQTNEPGTRDTAMPSVVIDSATPASSVVPDVQASASPSTPSESTRERIVSPPPARLLRRLSPLPPLLPRSLAASMAAKTSSASEPKTKVERSSDHKLHAQEPQREQVSASLRLPPSKSLARKFETPLLPTGAVKMDSHPALRQYSPNIFQLGRPVYLGHSAPAPYLQNHPSLYYHSPSGPSPEGVPYATPPLPMDNRAKGAALVTKEVNGKLVPQVALIRADGTLSTDEPYPARGYPQQPTQQPPPHPNAFHQAALPVSGMQSFTNQNTPNVGNIFPINTVHPASLGFPAHPFPLYSPGGYYGHSGASALPSQQPQQLPPSVPGYQPLAQGLTVNYFLTNSLPLTGRPGQPGLAVPPQSLPIGQPYLPRIHRSRVINPVYLSPRQNSAHLREKPAAPLQSPPTAPSFPDAPQVYGQRLYPQARHSIDLPGAITYHGSPATTALQNEHVASPTLALQDDHARRLHTSYAQQRQHEGLPVV, from the coding sequence GATCATGGAAACTATGAATTCGGCTTCAACATCGATGGCATGGCATGGGACCAGTTCCAACAAGAATCAGGTGACGCACTCGGACGCAAGACGGGTGCTTATGGCTTCCGCGATACTGATGGTCGCCTCAGGCTTGTCGAATACGTGGCCGATGAACTTGGATTTCGTGTAAAAGTGCAGACGAATGAGCCTGGAACACGAGATACTGCCATGCCCTCGGTCGTCATTGACAGTGCCACCCCTGCCTCCAGCGTGGTTCCCGATGTCCAAGCATCGGCGTCACCTTCGACGCCCTCGGAGAGCACTCGCGAGCGAATCGTGTCTCCACCACCTGCACGTCTCCTACGAAGACTTTCACCCTTACCACCACTTCTGCCTCGCAGTTTGGCTGCCAGCATGGCAGCCAAGACTTCCTCTGCTAGTGAGCCGAAGACGAAAGTAGAGAGGAGCTCCGACCATAAATTGCATGCACAGGAACCACAAAGAGAACAAGTATCAGCATCTCTAAGGCTACCGCCTTCCAAAAGCCTCGCCCGAAAATTCGAAACACCGTTGCTGCCCACGGGAGCTGTGAAGATGGACTCTCACCCTGCTCTCCGTCAGTACAGCCCTAATATATTTCAACTAGGTCGTCCTGTATACTTAGGACATTCTGCTCCCGCACCTTATCTTCAGAACCATCCTTCACTATACTACCATTCGCCATCCGGTCCATCGCCTGAAGGCGTGCCGTATGCCACACCGCCTTTACCGATGGACAATCGAGCCAAGGGTGCTGCACTGGTAACAAAAGAAGTAAATGGCAAACTAGTGCCTCAAGTGGCCCTAATCAGAGCCGATGGTACATTATCAACTGACGAACCTTATCCAGCCCGTGGGTACCCTCAGCAACCCACACAACAGCCTCCACCGCATCCTAACGCATTCCATCAGGCAGCGTTACCGGTTTCTGGGATGCAATCATTCACAAATCAGAACACCCCAAACGTCGGAAACATATTTCCTATTAACACAGTGCACCCAGCGAGCTTGGGATTTCCCGCTCATCCATTCCCACTTTACTCTCCAGGTGGCTACTACGGGCACAGTGGTGCGTCGGCGCTGCCTTCCCAACAGCCGCAGCAACTTCCACCTTCAGTTCCTGGCTACCAACCACTTGCGCAAGGCCTCACAGTAAACTACTTCCTAACAAACTCACTTCCGCTCACCGGGCGACCAGGACAACCTGGGCTAGCAGTTCCCCCGCAGTCGCTTCCAATTGGACAACCATATCTTCCACGAATTCACCGGTCCCGCGTCATCAATCCAGTGTACCTATCTCCACGCCAAAATTCAGCTCATTTGCGCGAAAAACCCGCAGCCCCGCTGCAGTCCCCGCCCACAGCACCATCATTTCCTGATGCGCCGCAGGTTTATGGCCAGAGACTGTATCCGCAAGCCCGCCATAGTATTGACTTGCCGGGTGCCATAACCTACCACGGTTCACCTGCCACGACTGCACTTCAGAACGAGCACGTGGCATCGCCTACGCTTGCTCTGCAGGACGACCACGCACGTCGTCTACACACTTCATACGCtcagcagcggcagcacgaagGACTTCCAGTGGTTTGA